Proteins from a genomic interval of Rosa chinensis cultivar Old Blush chromosome 2, RchiOBHm-V2, whole genome shotgun sequence:
- the LOC112185818 gene encoding phosphoenolpyruvate carboxylase 2, with translation MGARNLEKMASIDAQLRLLAPGKVSEDDKLIEYDALLLDHLLDILQDLHGEDLRQTVQDCYELSAEYEGKKDPQKLEELGNLFTSLDPGDSIVVAKSFSHMLNLANLAEEVQIAYRRRIKLKKGDFVDEANATTESDIEETFKKLVGKLNKSPQQIFDELKNQTVDLVLTAHPTQSVRRSLLQKHARVRDCLTQLYAKDVTPDDKQELDEALHREIQAAFRTDEIRRTPPTPQDEMRAGMSYFHETIWKGVPKFLRRVDTALKSIGINERVPYNAPFIQFSSWMGGDRDGNPRVTPEVTRDVCLLARMMAANLYFSQIEDLMFELSMWRCNDELLARAHELYRSSRKYAKHYIEFWQQIPPNEPYRVILGDVRDKLYNTRERARQLLSNGTSDIPEDTTFTNVEHFLEPLELCYRSLCSCGDQPIADGSLLDFLRQVSTFGLSLVRLDIRQESERHTDVIDAITKHLGLGSNREWPEKQRQEWLLSELKGKRPLFGTDLPKTEEISEVLETFKVISELPSDNFGAYIISMATAPSDVLAVELLQRECRVKTPLRVVPLFEKLADLEAAPAAVARLFSMDWYKNRINGKQEVMIGYSDSGKDAGRLSAAWHLYKAQEELVKVAKQYGVKLTMFHGRGGTVGRGGGPTHLAILSQPPETIHGSLRVTVQGEVIERSFGEEHLCFRTLERFTAATLEHGMNPPVSPKPEWRALMDEMAVVATEEYRSIVFQEPRFVEYFRLATPEMEYGRMNIGSRPSKRNQSGGIESLRAIPWIFAWTQTRFHLPVWLGFGAAFKQAIENDAKNLQMLRDMYNQWPFFRVTIDLVEMVFAKGDPGITALYDKLLVSEDLWSFGERLRTDYEDTKRLLLQVAGHRDLLEGDPYLRQRLLLRDSYITTLNVCQAYTLKQIRDPNYHVQVRPSKEPASKPAAELVKLNQTSEYAPGLEDTLILTMKGIAAGMQNTG, from the coding sequence ATGGGAGCGAGGAACTTGGAGAAGATGGCTTCAATTGATGCACAGCTGAGGCTTTTGGCACCAGGGAAGGTGTCTGAGGATGACAAACTGATCGAGTATGATGCTTTGTTGTTGGATCATCTCCTCGATATTCTTCAGGATTTACATGGGGAGGATCTCAGACAAACGGTTCAAGACTGTTATGAGCTATCCGCGGAATACGAAGGAAAGAAGGACCCTCAAAAGTTGGAGGAACTCGGAAATTTGTTTACGAGTTTGGATCCTGGTGACTCCATTGTTGTTGCCAAGTCTTTTTCCCACATGCTTAACTTGGCCAATTTGGCTGAAGAAGTTCAGATTGCATATCGGAGAAGGATAAAGTTGAAGAAGGGAGATTTTGTTGATGAAGCAAATGCCACTACGGAGTCGGACATTGAAGAGACGTTCAAGAAGCTTGTGGGGAAACTGAACAAGTCCCCACAACAAATTTTCGATGAGTTGAAGAACCAGACTGTAGATTTGGTTCTAACCGCACATCCTACTCAGTCTGTTCGCAGATCTCTGCTTCAAAAGCATGCAAGGGTAAGAGATTGTTTGACGCAGTTGTATGCCAAGGATGTTACACCTGATGATAAACAAGAACTCGACGAGGCTCTACATAGGGAGATTCAAGCTGCATTTCGCACCGACGAAATCCGAAGGACTCCTCCAACCCCTCAAGATGAGATGAGGGCAGGAATGAGCTACTTTCATGAGACGATTTGGAAAGGTGTACCGAAATTCTTACGCCGAGTTGACACTGCCTTGAAGAGCATTGGGATAAACGAACGTGTTCCCTACAATGCCCCTTtcattcaattttcttcttggaTGGGTGGGGATCGTGATGGAAATCCCAGGGTCACTCCAGAAGTTACACGTGATGTATGCTTATTGGCCAGAATGATGGCTGCTAACTTGTACTTCTCCCAGATAGAGGATCTCATGTTTGAGTTATCTATGTGGCGTTGCAACGATGAGCTTCTTGCTCGCGCTCATGAACTTTATAGGTCTTCAAGGAAGTATGCAAAACACTACATAGAGTTTTGGCAACAAATTCCTCCAAATGAGCCATATCGTGTTATTCTTGGTGATGTGAGAGACAAGCTCTACAATACACGTGAGCGTGCTCGTCAATTATTATCCAATGGAACCTCTGACATTCCCGAGGACACAACTTTTACTAATGTTGAACACTTCCTGGAGCCTCTCGAACTGTGTTACCGGTCACTGTGTTCCTGTGGTGACCAGCCAATTGCCGACGGGAGCCTTCTTGATTTCTTACGTCAAGTTTCTACTTTCGGACTTTCTCTTGTGAGACTTGACATACGGCAAGAATCAGAGAGGCACACTGATGTCATTGATGCTATTACAAAGCACCTGGGCCTCGGGTCTAATCGAGAATGGCCCGAGAAACAAAGGCAAGAATGGCTCTTgtctgagctcaagggaaagcGCCCTCTTTTTGGCACTGATCTTCCCAAGACTGAAGAAATTTCTGAAGTATTGGAGACATTCAAAGTCATTTCAGAACTTCCCTCAGACAACTTTGGGGCCTATATTATATCAATGGCAACAGCCCCATCTGATGTACTTGCTGTTGAGCTTTTACAACGTGAATGCCGTGTGAAAACGCCACTGAGGGTTGTTCCATTGTTTGAGAAGCTAGCTGATTTAGAGGCTGCTCCTGCTGCTGTGGCTCGCCTCTTCTCTATGGATTGGTACAAAAACCGGATCAATGGGAAGCAAGAAGTCATGATAGGGTACTCGGATTCAGGAAAGGATGCTGGCCGTCTATCTGCAGCATGGCATCTATACAAGGCTCAAGAAGAGCTCGTAAAGGTTGCGAAACAATATGGAGTTAAGCTCACCATGTTTCATGGCCGAGGTGGAACAGTTGGAAGAGGAGGGGGACCAACTCATCTTGCTATATTGTCTCAGCCACCTGAGACGATTCATGGTTCGCTCCGTGTAACAGTTCAAGGTGAAGTTATTGAACGATCATTTGGAGAGGAGCACTTGTGTTTTAGAACACTAGAGCGTTTCACAGCAGCTACACTAGAGCATGGCATGAATCCCCCAGTTTCGCCCAAGCCAGAATGGCGTGCACTCATGGATGAGATGGCAGTTGTTGCTACGGAGGAATACCGTTCAATAGTTTTCCAGGAACCCCGTTTTGTTGAGTACTTTCGCCTTGCAACACCGGAGATGGAGTATGGTAGGATGAACATTGGGAGTCGTCCATCAAAGCGAAACCAAAGTGGAGGCATCGAATCACTTCGTGCAATCCCATGGATCTTTGCATGGACGCAGACAAGATTTCACTTACCAGTGTGGCTTGGTTTTGGGGCAGCATTTAAGCAAGCCATAGAGAATGATGCAAAGAATCTTCAGATGCTTCGTGACATGTATAATCAGTGGCCTTTCTTCAGAGTCACCATTGATTTAGTTGAGATGGTGTTTGCCAAGGGAGACCCAGGTATTACAGCTCTTTATGACAAGCTTTTAGTGTCAGAAGACCTATGGTCATTTGGAGAGCGACTGAGGACCGACTATGAAGATACTAAACGCCTCCTACTCCAGGTTGCTGGGCACAGAGATCTTCTGGAAGGAGATCCTTACTTGAGGCAAAGACTTCTTCTTCGTGACTCATATATTACAACACTAAATGTGTGCCAAGCCTATACGCTGAAGCAGATCCGTGACCCCAACTATCATGTTCAAGTAAGGCCATCAAAGGAACCAGCAAGCAAGCCAGCAGCAGAGCTAGTCAAGCTTAACCAAACAAGCGAATATGCTCCAGGTCTAGAGGACACACTTATTTTGACCATGAAGGGTATTGCTGCTGGGATGCAGAACACTGGCTGA